In a single window of the Paenibacillus sp. MMS20-IR301 genome:
- the ilvD gene encoding dihydroxy-acid dehydratase, with the protein MANKKMRSDMIKKGFDRAPHRSLLRAAGVKEEDFGKPFIAVCNSYIDIVPGHVHLQEFGKIVKEAIREAGGVPFEFNTIGVDDGIAMGHIGMRYSLPSREIIADSLETVVSAHWFDGMVCIPNCDKITPGMMMGALRVNIPTIFVSGGPMKAGVDSKGNKLSLTSVFEGVGAHQVGKINDAELLELEQYGCPTCGSCSGMFTANSMNCLAEAMGLALPGNGTILAVAEERREFVRRSATQLMELIKLDLKPRDIVTKESLDNAFALDMAMGGSTNTVLHTLALAQEAEVDYPLERINEVANRVPYLAKLAPASDIFIEDVDRAGGVSAVLNELLKKPGAIFGDCMTVTGKTIAENVTGHEIKDTSVIHTIDNPYSQVGGLSVLYGNLAPEGSIIKVGAVDASVGGYHKGPAICFDSQEQALEGIANGKVKEGHVVVIRYEGPKGGPGMPEMLAPTSQIVGMGLGAKVGLITDGRFSGASRGISIGHISPEAAEGGPIAFVEDGDIIELDLNNRKIELLVEEEVLAVRRNGWKGFEPKVKTGYLARYSKLVTNASNGGVLKI; encoded by the coding sequence ATGGCAAACAAGAAAATGCGTTCAGACATGATCAAAAAAGGCTTCGACCGGGCTCCGCACCGCAGTCTTCTGCGGGCAGCAGGCGTTAAAGAAGAGGATTTCGGCAAACCGTTCATCGCGGTCTGCAACTCCTATATCGATATTGTACCGGGCCACGTGCATCTGCAGGAATTCGGTAAAATTGTTAAGGAAGCTATCCGCGAAGCCGGCGGAGTACCGTTTGAATTCAATACAATCGGCGTAGATGACGGTATTGCTATGGGACATATCGGCATGCGCTACTCGCTGCCAAGCCGCGAGATCATCGCTGATTCCCTGGAAACTGTCGTTTCTGCACACTGGTTCGACGGCATGGTCTGCATCCCTAACTGTGATAAGATCACCCCGGGCATGATGATGGGCGCCCTGCGCGTCAACATCCCGACCATCTTCGTAAGCGGCGGACCGATGAAGGCCGGCGTAGACAGCAAAGGCAACAAGCTCTCCCTTACTTCCGTGTTCGAGGGCGTAGGCGCCCATCAGGTCGGCAAGATCAATGATGCTGAGCTGCTTGAACTGGAACAATACGGCTGTCCGACCTGCGGATCATGTTCCGGGATGTTCACTGCCAACTCCATGAACTGTCTGGCCGAAGCCATGGGCCTTGCGCTTCCGGGTAACGGAACCATCCTGGCTGTCGCTGAAGAGCGCCGTGAGTTCGTCCGCAGATCAGCTACCCAGCTGATGGAGCTGATCAAGCTGGATCTGAAGCCGCGCGATATCGTAACCAAGGAATCGCTGGACAACGCTTTTGCACTGGATATGGCTATGGGCGGTTCCACCAATACCGTGCTGCATACGCTGGCACTGGCTCAGGAAGCTGAAGTGGACTATCCGCTGGAGCGCATCAATGAAGTGGCGAACCGCGTACCTTACCTGGCCAAGCTGGCTCCGGCTTCCGACATCTTCATCGAGGATGTGGACCGGGCGGGCGGCGTCAGCGCTGTGCTGAATGAGCTGCTGAAGAAACCGGGCGCCATCTTCGGCGACTGCATGACCGTTACAGGCAAGACCATCGCCGAGAATGTAACCGGACATGAAATCAAGGATACCTCGGTCATCCATACTATAGACAACCCTTACTCCCAAGTAGGCGGATTGTCTGTGCTCTATGGTAACCTGGCTCCGGAAGGCTCGATCATAAAGGTAGGTGCCGTGGATGCTTCCGTTGGCGGCTACCACAAGGGACCAGCTATCTGTTTCGATTCCCAGGAGCAGGCGCTGGAAGGCATTGCAAACGGCAAAGTTAAAGAAGGCCATGTCGTTGTCATCCGCTATGAAGGTCCAAAAGGCGGACCGGGCATGCCGGAAATGCTGGCTCCGACCTCCCAGATCGTCGGTATGGGCCTTGGCGCCAAAGTCGGCTTGATCACAGACGGCCGTTTCTCCGGTGCCTCCCGCGGGATCAGCATCGGCCATATCTCGCCGGAAGCAGCTGAAGGCGGCCCGATCGCCTTCGTAGAGGATGGCGACATCATTGAGCTGGATCTGAACAACCGCAAGATTGAGCTGCTGGTTGAAGAAGAAGTGCTGGCGGTCCGCCGCAACGGCTGGAAGGGCTTTGAACCGAAGGTGAAGACCGGTTATCTCGCCCGTTACTCCAAGCTGGTTACCAACGCAAGCAATGGCGGCGTACTGAAGATCTGA
- a CDS encoding sugar ABC transporter permease yields MEKLSNLSYKNQRIFIILLFSLVPVALLLTFSYLPVFKMFQYSFTSWNGFSKNMEYVGFENYKTIFTKPEYFAVFKVSLYYFGATFVQMGLALYFATILSFNVRLKNWFKGILFFPTLLNGVAIGFIFLFFFKPEGTLNTLLDLFGLGAWQQKWLLNPHLINISLAFASVWRYMGMNFIIFLGAISSIGGDIYEASEIDGANRWHQFKHIIIPSIKRILQLNLILAVSGAIGVFEIPYVMTGGSNGSGTFVIQTVDVAFKYSKLGLASAMAVVLLGIVVIVTILQRVLIKEEK; encoded by the coding sequence GTGGAGAAATTGTCCAATTTAAGCTATAAAAATCAGCGGATATTCATCATTCTTTTGTTCTCATTAGTTCCGGTAGCGCTGCTGCTGACCTTCTCTTATTTACCCGTGTTCAAAATGTTCCAGTACAGCTTCACAAGCTGGAATGGCTTCAGCAAAAATATGGAGTATGTAGGGTTTGAGAACTACAAGACGATTTTCACCAAACCGGAGTATTTTGCGGTATTTAAGGTCAGCTTGTATTACTTCGGTGCAACCTTTGTACAAATGGGACTGGCTCTTTATTTCGCAACGATTCTGAGCTTTAATGTCCGCCTGAAGAACTGGTTCAAAGGCATTCTGTTCTTCCCGACGCTGCTTAACGGTGTAGCTATCGGCTTCATCTTCCTGTTCTTCTTCAAACCGGAAGGAACATTGAACACACTGCTTGATCTGTTCGGACTGGGAGCATGGCAGCAGAAATGGCTGCTGAATCCGCATCTTATCAATATATCCCTCGCGTTTGCTTCCGTCTGGAGATACATGGGGATGAACTTCATTATTTTCCTTGGAGCCATTTCTTCCATCGGCGGCGATATTTATGAAGCTTCAGAGATTGACGGGGCTAACCGCTGGCACCAGTTCAAGCATATTATTATTCCAAGCATCAAGCGAATTCTGCAGCTCAATCTGATCCTCGCGGTAAGCGGAGCGATCGGTGTATTCGAAATTCCGTATGTCATGACCGGCGGTTCCAACGGCAGCGGAACCTTTGTCATCCAGACCGTCGATGTGGCCTTCAAATACAGTAAGCTGGGTCTTGCCTCGGCAATGGCTGTAGTGCTGCTTGGCATTGTTGTCATTGTTACTATTCTGCAGCGTGTTCTGATTAAGGAGGAGAAGTAA
- a CDS encoding alpha/beta fold hydrolase, whose translation MNERSLPQLLAYEGSSPKPDDFGQYWERAMQELDAQPLEYELVPADFTSGLADCFHLYFTGVGGARIHCKYVRSKKPAGEQGPGVVMFHGYSCDSGDWLEKVAYAAHGISVLAMDCRGQGGPSRDTLNVTGTTIRGHVIRGIDDPDPDKLYYRNVYLDTVQTARILMAMPEVDPERVGAFGLSQGGGLTVACASLEPRIKAAVPVYPFLSDYKRAWETNITVSAYEELNYYFRFFDPHHLREEEIFNRLGYIDIQNLAERIEARVLWVTGLVDPVCPPSTQFAAYNKITAPKELLVYHEYGHEYLPYLADRSLQMFLNL comes from the coding sequence ATGAACGAACGGTCTTTGCCTCAATTATTAGCCTATGAAGGCAGCAGCCCGAAGCCTGATGATTTCGGGCAGTATTGGGAACGTGCAATGCAAGAACTGGATGCCCAGCCGCTTGAGTATGAGCTGGTTCCGGCAGATTTTACAAGCGGGCTGGCAGACTGCTTTCATCTGTATTTCACCGGTGTAGGCGGAGCCAGAATACACTGCAAATATGTAAGATCTAAGAAGCCGGCCGGTGAGCAGGGCCCGGGAGTTGTTATGTTTCATGGCTACTCCTGCGACAGCGGGGACTGGCTGGAGAAGGTAGCTTATGCGGCGCATGGAATCAGTGTGCTGGCCATGGACTGCCGCGGCCAGGGCGGACCGTCCCGGGATACCCTTAATGTTACGGGGACAACCATCCGCGGGCATGTGATCCGGGGGATTGATGATCCCGACCCGGATAAGCTCTACTACCGCAATGTGTATCTGGATACGGTCCAGACAGCCCGCATCCTCATGGCTATGCCGGAGGTTGATCCGGAGCGCGTAGGCGCGTTCGGGCTGTCTCAAGGCGGCGGGCTTACTGTGGCCTGTGCCTCGCTGGAGCCGCGTATTAAGGCGGCAGTGCCCGTATACCCGTTCCTGTCTGATTATAAGCGGGCCTGGGAGACGAACATTACCGTCTCTGCCTATGAGGAGCTTAACTATTATTTCCGCTTCTTCGATCCGCATCATCTGCGCGAGGAAGAAATCTTTAACCGGTTAGGCTATATTGATATTCAGAATCTGGCAGAGCGGATAGAAGCCAGAGTGTTATGGGTTACAGGACTCGTTGATCCGGTCTGTCCCCCTTCGACCCAATTTGCCGCGTACAATAAAATTACGGCGCCGAAAGAGCTGCTGGTGTATCATGAATATGGGCATGAGTATCTGCCTTATCTGGCGGACCGGTCCCTGCAGATGTTTTTGAACTTGTAA
- a CDS encoding penicillin-binding transpeptidase domain-containing protein, with product MHKLVNKRIFWGLLILAAMVAGLIVRLAYVQLVLKNQPVGGTKYSMAAMAEIQSERETVLDSGRGRLYDRNGQPLAGETIWTAALFPQEESILGTHKDEDVPEEELRLHRLAEILGVSYSKLQSARNGLKEPLLWPSGQGPAPLALTPRQAREVEELKLDGIRVLPFARRYSGAAGGRQWLGYLSEATGEALKQSPTGLRIPRTGTDGLEKTLEPLLQGVGHTEAAVQVDARGNRVPGSPITVKAPGNPYYPLALYTTVDGKLQDSIEQLAAEAGIKQGAVVVLDSRNGDIAAMVSLPFYNPEQISPQGGEWNNRALQAAVPGSIFKIVTAAAALEAGVTSPEEAFYCTGEYGKYGLTCRDGKGHGALTMAEGFAVSCNTVFAALAERLSGAQLQAAALALGLGRNVGWQAENTLGQPLLRPLAGEQAGTIFSTLLPDDGGARVQTAIGQRDVQITPLQAANLVVTLLHGGEVRAPRILQRVAFASGQTLQELPGHLAPAPQGRISKATARILLTMMRKVVTEGTGSLLKQSGWPLAGKSGTAQILVNGVARNNQWFIGYGPVENPRYAVSVAVENVSPGSPQAATKLFGQVFELLSEASPGA from the coding sequence GTGCATAAGCTGGTTAACAAACGTATATTTTGGGGTCTGCTGATCTTGGCAGCCATGGTTGCCGGGTTAATTGTCCGGCTGGCTTATGTCCAGCTGGTGCTGAAGAATCAGCCTGTAGGCGGGACGAAATATTCCATGGCCGCCATGGCCGAAATTCAGAGTGAACGGGAGACGGTGCTGGACAGCGGGAGAGGCCGGCTGTACGACAGGAACGGGCAGCCGCTGGCGGGAGAAACGATCTGGACGGCCGCGCTGTTTCCGCAGGAGGAATCCATCCTTGGCACGCACAAGGATGAGGATGTGCCGGAAGAGGAGCTCCGGCTGCACAGGCTGGCCGAAATTCTCGGTGTCAGCTACAGTAAGCTGCAGTCCGCCCGCAACGGACTCAAGGAGCCGCTGCTCTGGCCCTCCGGTCAGGGTCCGGCGCCGCTTGCACTGACTCCCCGGCAGGCCCGGGAGGTCGAGGAGCTGAAGCTGGACGGAATCAGAGTGCTGCCGTTTGCCCGGCGGTACAGCGGCGCTGCCGGCGGGCGGCAATGGCTCGGGTATTTGTCGGAGGCCACCGGTGAAGCCCTCAAGCAATCGCCGACAGGGCTGAGAATCCCGCGCACGGGTACAGACGGGCTGGAGAAGACGCTTGAGCCGCTGCTGCAGGGTGTGGGGCATACCGAAGCGGCAGTCCAGGTAGATGCCCGCGGCAACCGGGTTCCGGGCAGTCCTATTACAGTGAAGGCGCCGGGGAATCCCTATTACCCGCTGGCATTATATACAACGGTTGACGGCAAGCTTCAAGATAGCATCGAGCAGCTGGCCGCTGAAGCAGGGATTAAGCAAGGAGCCGTCGTAGTACTGGACAGCCGCAACGGTGATATTGCGGCAATGGTGTCTTTGCCGTTCTATAACCCGGAGCAGATCTCACCGCAAGGCGGAGAGTGGAACAACCGGGCGCTGCAGGCGGCTGTGCCCGGCTCCATCTTCAAGATAGTTACCGCTGCTGCTGCTCTGGAGGCCGGAGTAACCTCGCCTGAGGAAGCCTTCTACTGCACAGGCGAGTACGGCAAATACGGATTAACCTGCCGGGACGGCAAAGGACACGGCGCCCTTACGATGGCCGAAGGGTTCGCCGTGTCCTGTAATACGGTATTTGCTGCTCTTGCCGAGCGGCTGAGCGGGGCGCAGCTTCAAGCTGCAGCGCTGGCCCTGGGCCTTGGCAGGAATGTCGGCTGGCAGGCGGAGAACACGCTTGGCCAGCCCCTGCTCCGGCCGCTTGCCGGGGAGCAGGCCGGAACGATCTTCTCCACGCTGCTGCCCGATGATGGCGGGGCCAGAGTCCAGACGGCCATCGGCCAGCGCGATGTACAGATTACACCGCTGCAGGCGGCGAATCTGGTCGTGACGCTGCTGCATGGCGGAGAGGTCCGGGCACCGCGTATTCTGCAGCGGGTTGCTTTTGCGAGCGGACAGACGCTTCAGGAGCTGCCGGGACATCTGGCACCCGCGCCGCAGGGCAGAATATCCAAAGCTACAGCCCGTATTCTGCTGACAATGATGCGCAAAGTAGTAACGGAAGGTACGGGCAGCCTGCTGAAGCAATCCGGCTGGCCGCTGGCCGGCAAATCCGGTACGGCACAGATTCTGGTCAACGGCGTTGCCCGCAACAATCAGTGGTTCATCGGCTACGGCCCGGTGGAGAATCCGCGGTATGCCGTGTCTGTTGCTGTTGAGAACGTATCCCCGGGCAGCCCGCAGGCGGCCACGAAGCTGTTCGGTCAGGTATTTGAATTGTTGTCTGAAGCTTCTCCGGGTGCCTGA
- a CDS encoding polysaccharide deacetylase family protein produces the protein MQTLLLWLFYISTFYAFIPGMISRIFGYRVFRKGIGRTDYGLTFDDGPDPHYTPLLLDLLKRYGAKATFFVVGSHAEKHPEIIKRMHDEGHLIGIHNYVHKTNWLMRPATVRRQIQRTDDIIYGITGERSTYYRPPWGIVNLFDFSKRRQVQIVLWSAMFGDWKAKLGAQRLTDKLIAKLNPGEVMLLHDCGTTLGADPDAPEHMLIALERMLQEAERRGLRSIRIDEMIKAVQSSPIQRLSFGKRLIVGLWLAWEQLFQLLFQIKTISPADPFLHYRLRKYQGNTVQMDNGELLSKGDKIIELHIDNRQLFELGVHARSSAQLAIRMIRKMEKDLPVLAERIAGDVELAEAKALYGVSLLNRGPEKFGFMVLDLPSGLFASSTKFYLSILLSVIHPSGGARLKVRSEVLVPKMMLMPVSQLLDQMNQQRPQKPVKQRERVREEEGVSLEAELQGATVVH, from the coding sequence ATGCAGACTTTGCTGCTCTGGTTATTTTACATTTCTACCTTTTATGCTTTCATTCCCGGAATGATCAGCAGGATATTCGGTTACCGTGTCTTCCGCAAAGGGATCGGGCGGACCGATTACGGCCTGACCTTTGATGACGGGCCCGATCCGCATTATACACCGCTGCTGCTGGATCTGCTTAAGCGTTACGGGGCCAAAGCCACTTTCTTTGTAGTCGGCTCCCACGCTGAGAAGCATCCGGAGATCATCAAGCGCATGCATGATGAGGGACATCTGATCGGAATCCACAATTATGTGCATAAGACGAACTGGCTGATGCGACCGGCAACGGTGAGAAGGCAGATTCAGCGCACCGACGACATCATTTACGGGATTACCGGCGAGCGCAGCACCTATTACCGCCCGCCCTGGGGAATTGTGAACCTGTTCGATTTCTCGAAGCGCCGGCAGGTGCAGATAGTGCTCTGGTCGGCTATGTTCGGCGACTGGAAGGCGAAGCTGGGTGCGCAGCGCCTGACTGACAAGCTGATCGCCAAGCTGAATCCGGGCGAAGTCATGCTGCTTCATGACTGCGGCACAACGCTTGGCGCGGATCCGGATGCCCCCGAGCATATGCTGATTGCGCTGGAGCGGATGCTGCAGGAGGCTGAACGCCGCGGGCTGCGCAGCATCCGGATCGATGAGATGATCAAGGCTGTGCAGAGCTCGCCAATTCAGCGCCTGTCCTTCGGCAAACGGCTGATCGTAGGCTTGTGGCTGGCCTGGGAGCAGCTGTTCCAGCTCTTGTTCCAGATCAAGACGATCTCCCCGGCTGATCCGTTCCTGCATTACCGCTTACGCAAATATCAGGGCAATACGGTTCAGATGGATAACGGCGAGCTGTTATCCAAAGGCGACAAGATCATTGAGCTGCATATTGACAACCGGCAGCTGTTCGAGCTGGGCGTTCATGCCCGCTCCTCCGCGCAGCTGGCGATCCGGATGATCCGTAAGATGGAGAAGGATCTGCCGGTGCTCGCCGAGCGGATTGCCGGTGATGTGGAGCTGGCGGAAGCGAAGGCGCTTTACGGTGTCAGCCTGCTCAACCGGGGACCGGAGAAATTCGGGTTCATGGTGCTGGATCTGCCGAGCGGTTTATTCGCAAGCTCAACCAAATTCTATCTCAGCATTCTGCTGAGCGTCATCCACCCTTCCGGCGGAGCGAGGCTGAAGGTCCGCAGCGAGGTGCTGGTACCCAAAATGATGCTGATGCCGGTATCGCAGCTGCTTGACCAGATGAACCAGCAGCGGCCGCAGAAGCCTGTGAAGCAGCGTGAGCGGGTACGGGAAGAAGAAGGCGTGTCTCTTGAAGCCGAGCTTCAAGGTGCAACCGTAGTTCATTAA
- a CDS encoding AI-2E family transporter, which produces MLPLYKKYWRTFFDIGLVLLTLYLVMLAFSTLYKLAAPVFLSFFVFLLIEPLARFLNRKGMAKPFASAISVLLFLIILLGALFAAGLLIATQALQFQDSLPKYTYIVQEQFKQTTDYLQHKVDALPPDLTAKLNGYFTDATNILSSWLVTFFKYMIGVLGSFSSFMANFGIAIILAFFLSMEIKDWRKIAHDKMPKTFKTAYAFLQGNVFKAIGSYLKAQLILIGITFGIVLVGLLVLRTGNVLTMALVCAIFDVLPLLGVSTILIPWIIYLFIVGNVPLAIGLLVLLAVVLIVRQLLEPKITGNSIGVSSAFLMLSFVILSTSAFGIAGLILSPILLILLKELIQQGYLQRWIYLPQEEFIVSPFAASQPSTAGGPVSGDPGGTAAAQAPGEASDNNSNT; this is translated from the coding sequence ATGCTGCCACTGTACAAGAAGTATTGGCGCACTTTTTTCGACATTGGACTGGTTCTGCTCACGCTGTATCTCGTGATGCTGGCATTCAGCACCTTGTATAAGCTGGCTGCCCCGGTATTTCTGTCGTTTTTCGTGTTCCTGCTCATTGAGCCGCTTGCCCGGTTCCTGAACCGCAAGGGCATGGCCAAACCATTTGCCTCAGCAATCTCCGTACTGCTCTTCCTGATCATTCTGCTGGGCGCCCTGTTTGCAGCCGGACTGCTGATTGCCACCCAGGCCCTGCAGTTTCAGGACAGCCTGCCCAAATATACATACATCGTCCAGGAGCAGTTCAAGCAGACTACAGATTATCTTCAGCACAAGGTCGATGCGCTGCCGCCTGATCTGACTGCCAAGCTTAACGGTTATTTCACAGATGCCACCAATATTCTATCATCCTGGCTGGTAACCTTCTTCAAATATATGATCGGCGTGCTCGGTTCCTTCTCTTCGTTTATGGCTAATTTCGGGATTGCGATCATTCTGGCCTTCTTCCTCAGCATGGAGATTAAGGACTGGCGTAAAATCGCCCATGACAAGATGCCTAAGACCTTCAAGACGGCTTATGCTTTTCTTCAGGGGAATGTATTCAAGGCGATCGGCTCTTATCTGAAAGCACAGCTGATACTGATCGGCATTACCTTTGGTATCGTGCTGGTCGGCCTTCTGGTCTTACGCACCGGCAATGTGCTGACCATGGCTCTGGTCTGCGCCATCTTCGATGTGCTGCCGCTGCTCGGAGTCTCAACGATTCTGATTCCCTGGATTATTTACCTCTTCATAGTTGGCAATGTGCCGCTCGCCATCGGACTGCTTGTTCTGCTCGCGGTAGTGCTGATTGTACGGCAGCTGCTGGAGCCTAAGATTACCGGCAACTCCATCGGCGTCTCGTCTGCTTTTCTGATGCTGTCGTTCGTCATTCTGTCGACCTCAGCCTTTGGCATCGCCGGCCTGATCCTGTCCCCTATCCTGCTTATTCTGCTCAAGGAGCTGATCCAGCAAGGGTATCTGCAGCGCTGGATCTACCTGCCGCAGGAGGAGTTCATCGTCTCTCCTTTCGCCGCTTCCCAGCCTTCTACTGCAGGCGGACCTGTCAGCGGTGATCCGGGCGGGACTGCGGCTGCTCAGGCACCCGGAGAAGCTTCAGACAACAATTCAAATACCTGA
- a CDS encoding carbohydrate ABC transporter permease produces the protein MHTIKYSAASFFKYLTLVIGALAALVPIIVVLFASLKTNTEYASTGPLTMPENWLNFSNYTKAFVDGKMLLGFMNTIIIVIISIAGATLTGSMMAYILARFKFKGSKLLIGAFLLATLIPGVTTQVATFQIINAMGLFNTRWAPILMYLGTDIIAVYIFMQFLDSISESLDESAMLDGASYWTIYSRIILPLLSPAIVTVIIVKGVNIYNDFYTPFLYMPKSSLQVVSTALFKFKGPYGSQWEVICAAIMIAIIPTLVVFVSLQKYIYNGFAQGSVK, from the coding sequence ATGCATACGATAAAATACAGCGCAGCCTCCTTCTTCAAGTATCTTACGCTGGTTATCGGTGCGCTTGCGGCACTGGTTCCCATTATTGTCGTGCTGTTTGCTTCGCTCAAAACCAATACGGAGTATGCGAGCACAGGCCCGCTTACAATGCCGGAGAACTGGCTGAATTTCAGCAACTACACCAAGGCTTTTGTCGACGGTAAAATGCTGCTGGGATTCATGAACACGATCATCATCGTGATCATTTCGATTGCCGGCGCTACATTGACCGGATCGATGATGGCATATATCCTGGCCCGCTTTAAATTTAAAGGCAGCAAGCTGCTGATCGGCGCTTTTCTGCTGGCTACCCTGATTCCCGGCGTAACCACCCAGGTTGCCACCTTCCAGATCATCAATGCTATGGGATTGTTTAATACACGCTGGGCACCGATTCTGATGTACCTGGGTACTGACATTATTGCTGTGTATATTTTCATGCAGTTCCTGGATTCAATCTCGGAATCGCTCGATGAGTCCGCTATGCTTGACGGGGCTTCCTACTGGACGATTTACTCAAGAATCATTCTGCCCCTGCTGAGTCCGGCAATTGTTACGGTGATTATCGTGAAGGGCGTTAACATCTACAATGACTTTTATACCCCTTTCCTGTATATGCCCAAGAGCAGCCTGCAGGTCGTGTCTACTGCGCTGTTCAAATTTAAAGGGCCTTACGGATCGCAGTGGGAGGTTATCTGTGCTGCGATTATGATTGCAATTATCCCGACACTGGTAGTATTTGTTTCCTTGCAAAAGTATATCTATAACGGATTCGCACAGGGTTCCGTGAAATAA
- a CDS encoding glycoside hydrolase family 130 protein, translating to MKEVQIIGNSLPNIPWQDRPADNDNPVWRHNDNPVIKRNPAKGVARIFNSAVIAYEGSFLGVFRVEDNTTRPHLRMGYSADGLDWKIADEPIQFKDEAGNPYAPRYAYDPRLVKVEDTYYIIWCTDFYGAAIGVAKTTDFKTFISLENPFLPFNRNGVLFPKKLNGNFVMLSRPSDSGHTPFGDVFLSESPDFVYWGKHRHVMSKGGQGWWQSTKIGGGPAPIETSEGWLMFYHGVTTTCNGLVYSMGAVILDKDEPSRVKYRSRNFVLTPEEWYEERGFVNNVLFPCAALTDAETGRIAIYYGAADTYVGVAYTTVQEIVNYVIQTHEEVGDDAGLGLI from the coding sequence ATGAAAGAAGTACAGATCATCGGTAATAGCCTGCCGAATATTCCCTGGCAGGACAGACCGGCAGACAATGACAATCCGGTGTGGAGACATAATGATAACCCGGTAATTAAGCGTAATCCGGCCAAAGGCGTTGCGCGGATCTTCAACAGTGCCGTAATTGCTTATGAAGGCAGCTTCCTTGGCGTGTTCCGTGTAGAGGACAATACGACCCGCCCTCACCTGCGGATGGGGTATAGCGCAGACGGTCTGGATTGGAAAATTGCTGACGAACCGATTCAGTTTAAAGATGAAGCGGGCAACCCGTATGCACCCCGTTATGCCTATGATCCCCGTCTTGTAAAAGTTGAAGATACCTACTATATCATCTGGTGTACCGATTTCTATGGCGCAGCCATCGGGGTTGCCAAAACCACGGATTTCAAAACGTTCATCAGCCTGGAAAATCCGTTCCTGCCGTTCAACCGCAACGGTGTGCTGTTCCCTAAGAAGCTGAATGGCAACTTCGTGATGCTGTCCCGTCCGAGCGACAGCGGCCATACCCCGTTCGGGGATGTCTTCCTGAGCGAAAGCCCGGACTTCGTCTATTGGGGCAAACACCGTCATGTTATGAGCAAGGGCGGTCAAGGCTGGTGGCAGAGCACCAAGATCGGCGGCGGTCCTGCACCGATAGAAACCAGTGAAGGCTGGCTAATGTTCTATCACGGTGTAACTACAACCTGCAACGGGCTTGTATACAGCATGGGTGCGGTTATTCTGGACAAGGATGAGCCGTCCAGAGTCAAATACCGCTCCCGGAACTTTGTGCTTACACCGGAGGAATGGTATGAGGAAAGAGGTTTCGTTAATAATGTGCTGTTCCCTTGTGCAGCATTGACTGATGCCGAAACCGGCCGCATTGCAATCTACTACGGTGCTGCAGATACTTATGTAGGCGTGGCGTACACCACCGTCCAGGAGATTGTTAACTATGTCATCCAGACTCATGAAGAGGTTGGCGACGATGCTGGGCTTGGCCTGATATAA